Within the Osmerus mordax isolate fOsmMor3 chromosome 21, fOsmMor3.pri, whole genome shotgun sequence genome, the region GTATATCATCAAGGTTCTCAAAACCACACAAAGTTGTGGTCCCGTGAGAAAAGCAGGGCAAAGGCTCTGACTGCTATACCTGCATGTGGTCCCTAACCCCCACACATTTATTACACTCACGAGGTGATGCCATTTTTATCCCGAAGTGTGCAGAGCAGTGGAAGATGTGTGTATCGGTGTCAGGCagttaggatgtgtgtgtgtgtgcaaaaccCTCATGCGGTGTATTCACATAATGAATCTCATTACTCTATAAGCGTATAGTGTATATTTTATAGGCTCCCCCTTTATAAAGCTGAAACCAGACATGATAAGTCACACTCCTCCAAAGACAATCTGAGCCAACAACTTGAAAAAGCATCGGACTTGAGAGATTGGaaatctgagaaaaaaagaaaactagtGACGGTTATAACCATAGCCTgctttcacccccccctctttcctcttcccGTCTCTGCAGCTAGGTTGCTGAGCATGCCTCTGCCACATCTAACGCTTGGATGCACGCACacggaggaaaggaagagaggcgggaggagggaagaaTTTTTTGCAGACCTAGTTTGAGAGGACACATACCTCACACctcaagagagagagcgtggaaCACACTAACTGGAAAAAATATTTGGTTGAGAGTTCTTGCGCACACTTAACAGGAGAGTTACAATTCCGCCCATCATTCGCGTCCTTTTGGAATGTGGACATATACGACCGAAAAGAGCTTTACTAGCTTTACTTTTTTATAAGTGTAAGTGTCTCAAGTGCATGggcattttttatttatagGTTCAGCGCACTGAGATGGCTCCAGGATAAAAATGTGATGTGGAACACAATGGATCAACAATTGCAAGCACAACAAGCAATTTGGACCTGAGTCTTTCATTGAAGTTAAGTGATTGTTGAAGAGAAAAACAGTCTTTTGAAGTTAACAGGATTTCTATCAAAGGCCAAGAGGCTGGTTTCCAGGAAATCAAGTTGAAAGATTAACTTTTATCTTCCTTGTCTTTAAGCTTACAGGTTATCTGTCAAGGCTCAATAAGGGAAGTGGGGGTGTTTTTTGTGGGTAAACTTAAAGCAAAATGTTTTTAATTGGTAAGATTCCATCTCGCATCAAAGAAGTATTTCCAATGGTATTTTGAACATGTCGGATTATAACTGAAACTAAGCCGTTCTCTGCGCTGGATATAATCAATAGAATATTTTTTACTCTGAACCACTGTGTCGAATTAGTGCTGGGCTCTACAAATTCCCATTGGCATCAATGCAGATATATAATGCTGCGAATCATTATGATTGACTAGGACTGGAGAGAAAACTGTAAGTGTGTGGTAGAGTCAGTTTCCTTTTACTAACTGCTCATAAGAGCTTCTGGAGGACATGTAACGCCGGAGCTTATGTAACAATATCTGACAGTTGCCTTAATGTTAGGATGGCTGAATTTAATTGCACAGAAATTTAGCTAATAATGGGAAAATTTGAGTTTGCACCAGATAATGGGATAATGGATTTACATAATTAAATGGTAtggatatatatttattatttatttaacttTTTACTTAACAGAATCAGTCAGATAAGTTAGTAACTGACTCAATTTGACTAGTTGTATGAAAAGCAAAATAATATGTAGTCACAGACCTCTGAAGTTAAAGTGTTGGCGAGAATCAGGCTCAGTGCATCCAGCATGATGATTTGTACACTCTTGTACCTGGTGTGCTTCTTGTGTATGGATCTCATattattggactaaaactataaGGAAGTAGCACAAAACCATGTCCAAAACGATTAATCCCACATGAGAAAGGATATCCGATAAATAGTCTGCACACTGCTTTCTTTTAACTCATTAAATTATTTGTGGAGAACCCACTTTTTGAAATATGTATTCAAAAGCACTGAAGTGATCAACATTATTCATCAACTCGTTGGTGCACTTTTGGTGGGACAGTTTCTGTTGGTTTAGTATGGTGCCTCCACCGCCCACCAACAAGCCCCATGTCTGCCTGTCGACCATCTTGATAATGGGGAGTATGGCGTTGATGGACGCCTACCTTGTGGAACAGAACCAGGGACCCCGGAAGATCGGCGTGTGCATCATGGTTCTGGTTGGTGACATATGCTTCCTCATCGTGCTGCGCTACGTGGCCGTGTGGGTGGGCTCAGAGGTTCACACCGCAAAGCGTGGTTATGCCATGATCCTCTGGTTCTTCTACGTCTTTGTGCTGGAGATCAAGGTCTACTTTGTCTACCAGAACTACAAAGCTGAGGATGGGAGAGGCACGGTTGATGGGATAGGGGCAGATGCCGGGGTCATGAGAAAGGCCCTCACCTTACTCCTGTCCATCTGTATACCGGTAGTTTTCATCACCTTGGCTGCCACAGATCACATGGAGTACGTGCGGCCGcacaagaagaaggaggagatcaGGAGCCGTCTTTTCTGGGTGGTGGTTGACCTGCTTGATGTTTTGGACATGCAGGCTAACCTGTGGGAGCCTCAGAGGAAAGGCCTCCCCTTATGGGTGGAGGGACTGATGTTCTTTTACTGCTACATTCTTCTGTTGGTGCTGCCATGTGTGTCGCTAAGTGAGATTAGCATGCAGGGTGTAAACATTGTGCCCCACAAGATGATGCTCTACCCAATTCTCAGTCTTGTGACCATAAATGTCATAACAATCTTTATTCGTGGTGGGAACATGTTTTTTTACAGGGACACCAGGGTGTCTGGGATACTAATaggtaaaaatgtaattgccATCATCCTGAAGACTTGCAGCTTTGTACAGTACAGGAGACAGATGCATGAAGCCCCTAAACCACTTCTCGGGATAGATATGCAAAAGAATTCCATTCCCATTGCACCAACGGTGCCCATATCAGTGCCCATGTCTATGCCCATGCCACCTCAGGTAATCATTGAGGACTTTACAACTTTACCAGAGGAGACAGATTGTGTAAGTGACAGAGAATGTGACCAAACGTGAGCATTGAGCTGGTGCCCCACATGGTAGTAATATAGTAGGATAAAGGGTTCTGTGATGGAAACCCCCCAAAATATAAAGAAAACAGAACagctaaatatatatttttaaactgTTGTGAAGAATATTGTGATTTCTTTAATTTTGGAGACGGttattattgtgtttttttgtggatattttctcttgtttttttgttgcaatTTAAATTAAAATACATTGAAACCAATCAACTTATTTGTAATTACTGTCTTATATGAGGGGTTGGAGATGAGTTTGTATGTttactctggtgtgtgtgtgtgtgtatgagtcttATGATGTATTTTTTTCTGTTCAATCAAAGCAGTTAAAAAACACGTCAGATTGTTTCTGCTTTTGGTCATTTCCTATTGGTATTGATAGGTGTTTCCCCTCAATTGATTCTTGCCACTTGCCAGGCTACCATTGTAAAGAAGATGTTGTTCTTAATGACtgtcctggttaaataaaggttcaATCTATTCAAAATtaagtattttatttttatgtgaAATGTAAGAAAGTCGTTTTTACACTTGATAAAGTACAGTGTGTCACTGTAAATATCACAATGAGTGCTGTAATCAATAGCAGTCAGTGAATATGAAACTGATACTCAGTAATACTGTACAAGCACTAATTCACCACTGTCATCCTTGAATCACAGAAGACTGTGTTCCAAAGTAATGCTTACACAACTCTGTTTTCTGATGTGGAGCTTCTCTAAAGAGCTTCTTCTATGCCTGGAGAGAAAGATCTCTGTGTAGAGATATGTTTTTTCAAAGAGATATATTCTTACCACTGTCAGATGGAAAAGTCAGAGGATAAAGCATTGGACACCAAGTGACAAGTTGGAAACGAAAGAAAGAGATAAGAACCACCTTGATAGAAATACTGTAATGTGCTGAGATCTTGGTACTACGTCAAATTCAGAACTTTATTTTAAATAGATTATTTACATAAAATGTTTTACTGTATTACAAAATGTATGTTGCGTTCATGTACAGACATATATAATGTTTATTCAAATGTTGCAATATTTGATTATCAGATTTTGAGTAGCTATTGATTATTCATGACATTGTTTATGAGCATCACATGCAACTTGAATAACTTATTTTCTAGCAGTAGGCCACAACCCTTATTGTTTATCCTTCACTTTTTCTTGTTCCAAAGACTTAATTCTCTGTGCGTGGGTGGAGTATACACATGTCTGATTGTTTGTGTGGCTATACAGAATTGTGTGTATTGACTCAAtagacaagggaatatgttcTCATCAGAAATAACACAACTTAGAAATAACACAGGCACGCTAACCATTAGCCTTGAGACAACataccctccacctcccactccCATCGTTGTCATGACTTATTATTCTATTGAAATATAggaggtcatgtgtgtgtgtcgtttctTTC harbors:
- the LOC136965607 gene encoding transmembrane protein 121-like translates to MVPPPPTNKPHVCLSTILIMGSMALMDAYLVEQNQGPRKIGVCIMVLVGDICFLIVLRYVAVWVGSEVHTAKRGYAMILWFFYVFVLEIKVYFVYQNYKAEDGRGTVDGIGADAGVMRKALTLLLSICIPVVFITLAATDHMEYVRPHKKKEEIRSRLFWVVVDLLDVLDMQANLWEPQRKGLPLWVEGLMFFYCYILLLVLPCVSLSEISMQGVNIVPHKMMLYPILSLVTINVITIFIRGGNMFFYRDTRVSGILIGKNVIAIILKTCSFVQYRRQMHEAPKPLLGIDMQKNSIPIAPTVPISVPMSMPMPPQVIIEDFTTLPEETDCVSDRECDQT